The following coding sequences are from one Tissierella sp. window:
- the tyrS gene encoding tyrosine--tRNA ligase: MLAPKEQLRIILKGVHQCVSDHELLEKLEKSCKENIPLTIKLGLDPSAPDIHLGHTVVLRKIKQMQDLGHLAIIVIGDFTGKIGDPTGKSKGRVALTDEQVRENALTYCEQIFKVLDQEKTEVRFNSEWLSKLTFEDVIRLSSTTTVARMLERDDFQSRYNNSVPIGIHEFLYPLMQAYDSVELKADIELGGTDQTFNILMGRTLQKTMGQEQQISIFMPILEGLDGVEKMSKSLGNYIGVSEPAEVMFKKVMEIPDNSIIRYYELTTDEHPDDINEIKLELERGVNPRDVKYRLAKMITSLYNSQEDVEKAINYYDAAFSKKSVPDHIPTLLLGLDKDTINDCIPELITMGFVNSKSGFIRLVKQEGIQINGEKVNLDDLTKVLENSDVIRIGKKKFVKIIK, translated from the coding sequence ATGCTGGCACCAAAGGAGCAATTAAGAATTATTTTAAAAGGGGTTCACCAATGCGTGAGCGATCATGAATTACTAGAGAAGCTAGAAAAATCATGTAAGGAAAATATACCTCTTACAATTAAGTTGGGACTAGATCCTTCAGCACCTGATATTCACCTTGGTCATACTGTAGTTCTAAGAAAAATAAAGCAGATGCAAGACTTAGGACATTTAGCCATTATTGTTATCGGTGACTTTACTGGTAAGATAGGCGATCCCACAGGGAAATCTAAAGGCAGGGTAGCCCTTACGGATGAGCAGGTAAGAGAAAATGCCCTAACATATTGCGAGCAGATATTTAAGGTGTTGGATCAGGAGAAGACGGAAGTCAGGTTTAATAGTGAGTGGCTTTCAAAGCTTACCTTTGAAGATGTTATAAGGCTATCAAGTACAACTACAGTTGCTAGGATGCTAGAGAGAGATGATTTTCAGAGCAGATACAATAATAGTGTACCTATAGGAATACATGAGTTTCTTTATCCATTAATGCAGGCCTATGACTCAGTTGAATTAAAGGCAGATATTGAGCTAGGTGGAACTGATCAAACATTTAACATTTTAATGGGAAGAACATTACAAAAAACTATGGGACAGGAGCAACAAATTTCTATATTTATGCCTATTTTAGAAGGACTTGATGGTGTTGAAAAAATGAGCAAGAGTCTGGGTAATTACATCGGAGTAAGTGAACCTGCCGAAGTGATGTTCAAAAAGGTTATGGAAATACCAGATAATAGTATAATTAGATACTATGAATTGACCACTGATGAACATCCCGATGATATAAATGAAATAAAACTTGAACTAGAAAGAGGAGTTAATCCAAGAGATGTAAAATATAGACTAGCTAAAATGATTACATCTCTATATAACTCTCAGGAAGATGTAGAGAAGGCAATCAACTACTATGATGCTGCTTTCAGTAAAAAATCAGTTCCTGACCATATTCCAACTTTGCTTCTGGGATTAGACAAGGATACAATTAATGATTGCATTCCAGAGTTAATTACTATGGGATTTGTTAATAGTAAAAGTGGGTTTATTCGTTTAGTAAAGCAAGAAGGCATTCAAATTAATGGCGAAAAAGTTAATTTAGATGATTTAACTAAGGTATTAGAAAACTCTGATGTAATAAGGATTGGTAAAAAGAAATTTGTAAAGATAATAAAGTGA
- a CDS encoding DUF169 domain-containing protein produces MDIKHSVDLIESYLDLDRKPVGVKFFFDKDEFKNFEVPQRDRKVTYCNSVQLASRGNSMKLTKENQACPNGAMALKMKEIPEPMASGKARFSKHIYKDVETSKSISDEMLFLKEEPAGIVVMPLENYKEDPDVVIVVGSSYNVMRIIQGHGYFNGYTSNLRTVGLQAVCQDLTTYPYNTKDINISLLCPGTRLVADWQANEIGIGIPFEKWYEVVEGVKETTNPFERNKNKEGIEKRLNERGLDNSGIKFNENYDDGSYTGGKIEIEK; encoded by the coding sequence ATGGATATTAAACATAGCGTAGATCTAATTGAATCATATTTAGATTTAGACAGAAAACCAGTAGGAGTTAAATTTTTCTTTGACAAGGATGAATTTAAGAATTTTGAAGTGCCTCAAAGAGATCGTAAAGTAACCTATTGCAACTCTGTTCAGCTAGCTAGTAGAGGTAACTCTATGAAACTAACTAAAGAAAATCAAGCATGTCCTAATGGAGCAATGGCTTTAAAAATGAAAGAAATTCCTGAGCCAATGGCAAGTGGAAAAGCAAGATTTAGTAAACATATTTATAAGGATGTGGAAACATCAAAAAGCATTAGTGATGAAATGCTGTTCTTAAAAGAAGAGCCTGCTGGCATAGTAGTTATGCCTCTTGAAAATTATAAAGAAGATCCAGATGTTGTAATTGTAGTTGGCAGTAGCTATAATGTTATGAGAATAATACAAGGACATGGCTATTTTAATGGCTACACATCTAACTTAAGAACTGTTGGGCTACAAGCAGTCTGTCAAGATTTAACAACTTATCCTTATAACACTAAAGATATTAATATCTCTTTATTATGTCCGGGAACTCGCTTAGTTGCGGACTGGCAAGCTAATGAAATAGGAATTGGTATTCCTTTTGAAAAATGGTATGAAGTTGTTGAAGGAGTTAAAGAAACAACTAATCCTTTTGAAAGAAATAAAAATAAAGAAGGCATCGAGAAAAGATTAAATGAACGCGGATTAGACAATAGTGGTATCAAATTTAATGAAAATTATGATGATGGATCTTATACTGGTGGAAAGATTGAAATTGAAAAATAA
- a CDS encoding response regulator transcription factor, whose protein sequence is MFTIMIIDDNEQLQNEIGNLLTINGYSVLKPKSFDKIPQIVKENSPELILLDINLPEDDGFKICTEIRSFSKIPIIFITSRNTNIDELMAITLGGDDFITKPYNTQILLARINALIKRVYPNNSNIDIIEHNGLKLNILKGIIEHDGNSEELTKNELKILYYLLINKDKIVSRFEIMEYLWDSAMFVNDNTLTVNITRIRNKIEEIGLEDFIKTKRGQGYII, encoded by the coding sequence ATGTTTACAATAATGATAATAGACGATAATGAACAACTTCAAAATGAAATTGGGAATTTACTAACAATAAATGGTTACTCAGTTTTGAAACCAAAATCTTTTGATAAGATACCACAAATAGTAAAAGAGAATAGTCCAGAATTAATTTTATTAGATATAAATTTACCTGAGGATGATGGATTTAAAATATGTACAGAGATACGCAGCTTTTCAAAAATACCTATAATCTTTATAACAAGCAGAAACACAAATATAGATGAACTTATGGCAATTACTTTAGGTGGAGATGATTTTATTACAAAACCATATAACACCCAAATACTGTTAGCCAGAATAAATGCTCTTATTAAAAGAGTATATCCTAATAATTCTAATATAGATATAATTGAGCATAATGGTTTAAAATTGAATATTTTAAAAGGGATAATTGAGCATGATGGAAATAGTGAAGAGCTTACAAAAAATGAATTAAAGATCTTATATTACTTATTAATAAATAAAGATAAAATTGTTTCAAGATTTGAAATTATGGAGTACTTGTGGGACAGTGCCATGTTTGTAAATGATAATACTCTTACAGTAAATATTACAAGGATAAGAAACAAAATAGAGGAAATAGGATTGGAAGATTTTATTAAAACTAAAAGAGGGCAAGGTTATATAATATGA
- a CDS encoding sensor histidine kinase, translating to MSLKNYLKSIMGLISLNIIALIFLSVFLLSIGNELEAIMIIVLSWIVVLFIYFVIAYRKRKDYFELIEKCVSKIDKKYLISEVLEIPPFIEAEPYYYLLKKSSKSMREEINKERLTLKDYKEYIEQWIHEVKTPISLIKLTEENNRTIKSAAILMQLEEIDRYVEQALFYARSEEVDKDYLVKEVNLQSCVNSVITRNKQGFILNNIDIDIDNIEKTVYCDSKWLEFILNQIIVNAIKYRNNKNPKVKIYVRGIKNGIRLIVEDNGIGIPSDELDRVFEKGFTGNIGRLNTKSTGIGLYLCKKLCDKLGLLIDIESEINSYTKVVITFPIGSFCKF from the coding sequence ATGAGTTTGAAAAATTACCTAAAAAGTATAATGGGATTAATATCTTTAAATATTATAGCCTTAATATTTTTATCTGTCTTTCTTTTAAGTATAGGCAATGAACTTGAAGCAATAATGATAATAGTATTATCATGGATTGTTGTTTTATTCATATATTTTGTTATTGCTTATAGAAAAAGAAAAGATTATTTTGAATTAATTGAGAAATGTGTATCAAAGATAGATAAAAAATACTTAATAAGCGAAGTGTTAGAAATACCACCTTTTATTGAAGCAGAACCCTATTATTATCTTCTAAAAAAATCAAGCAAATCGATGAGAGAAGAAATCAATAAAGAAAGGTTAACACTTAAGGATTATAAAGAGTATATAGAACAGTGGATTCATGAAGTAAAAACACCTATATCCCTTATAAAGTTAACAGAAGAAAATAATAGAACAATTAAAAGTGCAGCAATACTTATGCAATTAGAGGAAATTGATAGATATGTGGAGCAAGCATTATTTTATGCAAGAAGTGAAGAAGTAGATAAAGATTACCTTGTGAAGGAAGTAAACTTACAGTCTTGTGTTAATAGTGTGATTACAAGAAATAAGCAAGGTTTTATTTTAAATAATATAGATATAGATATAGATAATATAGAAAAAACAGTATATTGCGATAGCAAATGGCTTGAATTTATTTTAAATCAGATAATAGTAAATGCTATAAAATACAGGAATAATAAAAATCCAAAGGTTAAGATATATGTAAGAGGTATAAAAAATGGAATTCGATTAATTGTTGAAGATAATGGAATTGGTATACCTTCAGATGAATTAGATAGGGTATTTGAAAAAGGATTTACAGGAAATATAGGTCGATTAAATACCAAATCTACAGGGATTGGATTATATTTATGCAAAAAATTATGTGATAAATTAGGATTATTAATAGATATAGAATCAGAAATAAATAGTTATACAAAAGTTGTTATTACTTTTCCTATAGGAAGCTTTTGCAAGTTCTAA